CGATCTCGACGCGCTGTTCGCGCCGCTCTGAATGCCCGCGGTGTGCGGATGCTGAAGCGCACGGGCCGGTACGGCTGCCGGAGGAAACTCGGCAGCCATCCCATCCAGCCGAATAGAAGGATGATCTCTGATGCCGCCTGATACTGTGCAACTCAGCAAATTCTTGAGTTTCGTCCTTCGTCACAAACCTGATGCAATCGGTTTAACATTAGATACCCAAGGCTGGGCCTCCATCGACGAATTACTCACCAAGAGCGATGCAGCCGGAATCCGGTTCAACCGGGAAGACCTGCTGCAGATCGTTGAAACCAGCGACAAGAAGCGGTTTTCTCTATCGCAGGATGGACTGCACATCCGTGCCGCCCAAGGACATTCCGTGACCGTTGCACTCGGACTGTCACCCCAGGAACCGCCGAGCATCCTGTACCATGGGACGGCGACGCGATTCGTGGATTCGATCCTGTCGGAAGGGCTCAAGCCGCAAGCACGCCAGCAAGTGCACTTGTCGGCCGATGAAGCAACCGCATATCGCGTCGGCCAGCGTCACGGCAAACCGGTCATCCTCAAGGTTGACGCTTTGCGCATGCACACGAAGGGCTTCAAGTTTTTCCTGGCAGACAACGGCGTTTGGCTGACAGATCAGGTGCCGCCCGAGTTTTTGCACATTACCGCCCTGAATCAGGAATCATTCAACAGTCAAACTCGATAAAGTCTTCCACAGCACGCCGAAACCAGTCGTAGAAGCCTGCAAACTGAGCGCGTTGCTCCCAGCCAGATGAAGCAAAGTCATGAATGACAAGCTCGTGGGCTGGGTTGACGAAGGAAACCCAGCAACCATCACATTAGATGGAGGAGCCTTGGATTGCATA
The genomic region above belongs to Bacteroidota bacterium and contains:
- a CDS encoding RNA 2'-phosphotransferase; this translates as MPPDTVQLSKFLSFVLRHKPDAIGLTLDTQGWASIDELLTKSDAAGIRFNREDLLQIVETSDKKRFSLSQDGLHIRAAQGHSVTVALGLSPQEPPSILYHGTATRFVDSILSEGLKPQARQQVHLSADEATAYRVGQRHGKPVILKVDALRMHTKGFKFFLADNGVWLTDQVPPEFLHITALNQESFNSQTR